In Miscanthus floridulus cultivar M001 chromosome 5, ASM1932011v1, whole genome shotgun sequence, one genomic interval encodes:
- the LOC136454246 gene encoding uncharacterized protein codes for MATPPHQSCLCAPDGGSPAADSRTPSRPPSAAARPANSHAPALPAISQASSPHRQHALARPPVAARSFAPPPAPACSLAGRRSFAPRELALPAATRSLAPPLAARSFAPPPAPACSLSGRRSPRQQPRAYPARHQPHELAPSAARAGPPVGSRALVRAAAYASVLACQPPLVCATRARPRRQPRAHPHHCVRPHARSLAATRSRHASSPTPPACSERRRKAWRKG; via the coding sequence ATGGCCACGCCTCCACACCAGTCGTGCCTTTGCGCCCCGGATGGGGGCTCGCCGGCAGCCGACAGCCGCACACCCTCCCGCCCACCGTCGGCCGCCGCTCGCCCCGCCAACAGCCACGCGCCTGCCCTCCCCGCCATCAGCCAAGCGAGCTCGCCCCACCGGCAGCACGCGCTCGCCCGCCCGCCGGTAGCCGCGCGCTCGTTCGCGCCGCCGCCTGCGCCCGCGTGCTCGCTCGCCGGCCGCCGCTCGTTCGCGCCACGCGAGCTCGCCCTGCCGGCAGCCACGCGCTCGCTCGCGCCGCCGTTAGCCGCGCGTTCGTTCGCGCCGCCGCCTGCGCCCGCATGCTCGCTCTCCGGCCGCCGCTCACCCCGCCAACAGCCACGCGCCTACCCCGCCCGCCATCAGCCGCATGAGCTCGCCCCGTCGGCAGCACGCGCTGGCCCACCCGTCGGTAGCCGCGCGCTCGTTCGCGCCGCCGCCTATGCCAGCGTGCTTGCTTGCCAACCGCCGCTCGTTTGCGCCACGCGAGCTCGCCCCCGCCGGCAGCCACGCGCTCACCCGCACCACTGCGTGCGTCCGCATGCTCGCTCGCTGGCCGCCACTCGTTCGCGCCACGCGAGCTCGCCCACGCCGCCCGCTTGCTCAGAACGAAGGAGAAAGGCATGGAGGAAGGGAtaa
- the LOC136451547 gene encoding uncharacterized protein: MAAALSSSRRALHTLHRRLLLHPFPSPAAAARRALPTLTPTRTPIPAHSPTFSSSRFFTNPRPAPDARLRRGRLVAGVRSVASGGSKLAPLGQGVKGLGRPVEAARSAAARYRAAVGLQVEAFWRRNYMVLVGAGAVVVCVALWRIMFGIASTFVGLSEGMAKYGFLALATAIVAFAGMYARARLTINPDKVYRLAMTKLNTSAAILEVMGAPLTGTDVRAYVMSGGGVKLKDFKFKLGSKRCFLIFPIKGSERRGLVSVEVKKKKGQYDMKLLAVDIPMASGPDQRLFLVGDEQEYKVGGGLISELRDPIVKAMAAEKEFDYLDEREDEEDERREREEAEQEAAEALRHEEERLRQEGEERRRREEAERLEKAT, from the exons ATGGCGGCCGCCCTCTCCTCCTCGCGGCGCGCCCTGCACAccctccaccgccgcctcctcctccaccctttccCCTCACCAGCAgccgccgcgcgccgcgccctACCCACACTCACACCCACTCGCACTCCCATCCCCGCCCACTCCCCCACCTTCTCCTCCTCCCGATTCTTCACCAACCCGCGCCCCGCCCCCGATGCGAGGCTGCGGCGCGGGCGGCTGGTGGCCGGGGTCAGGTCGGTGGCGAGCGGCGGTTCGAAGCTGGCGCCGCTGGGCCAGGGGGTCAAGGGGCTGGGGCGGCCCGTGGAGGCGGCGAGGAGCGCCGCCGCGCGGTACCGCGCGGCCGTCGGCCTGCAGGTCGAGGCCTTCTGGCGGCGCAACTACATGGTCCTCGTCGGCGCGGGCGCAGTCGTCGTCTGCGTCGCGCTCTGGAGGATCATGTTCGGCATCGCCAGCACCTTCGTCGGCCTCTCCGAGGGCATGGCCAAGTACGGCTTCCTCGCCCTTGCCACCGCCATTGTTGCCTTCGCC GGTATGTATGCCCGGGCAAGATTAACCATAAACCCTGACAAGGTTTACCGGCTGGCTATGACAAAACTCAATACATCTGCTGCAATCCTTGAAGTTATGGGTGCGCCCCTAACTGGTACTGATGTCAGAGCATATGTTATGTCTGGAGGAGGCGTGAAACTAAAGGACTTCAAATTTAAGCTTGGCAGTAAACGGTGCTTCCTCATTTTCCCCATCAAAGGATCAGAAAGAAGGGGTCTCGTAAGTGTTGAGGTCAAGAAGAAAAAGGGACAG TATGACATGAAGCTACTAGCTGTTGACATACCAATGGCATCAGGTCCTGACCAGCGGCTGTTCCTCGTCGGTGATGAACAAGAGTACAAGGTGGGCGGGGGCTTGATATCTGAGCTGCGAGACCCGATCGTAAAGGCTATGGCTGCAGAGAAGGAGTTTGATTATCTTGATGAAAGAGAGGATGAGGAGGATGAGCGGAGGGAGCGTGAGGAGGCGGAGCAAGAGGCAGCAGAAGCATTGAGGCACGAGGAGGAAAGATTGCGCCAGGAGGGTGAAGAACGGAGGCGGCGGGAGGAGGCCGAGAGGCTGGAGAAAGCTACGTGA
- the LOC136451548 gene encoding thioredoxin H4-1-like isoform X2, whose translation MGLKRLMRCCCCCIAKQADDEDKIDFGGGNVHVVTSKEDWDQKIAEANKDGKIVVANFSASWCGPCRVISPVYAEMSQTYPQLMFLTIDVDELVEFSSSWDIRATPTFFFLKNGQQVDKLVGANKPELEKKVGAVAGASSQADAAGSKTV comes from the exons ATGGGACTGAAGCGCCTGAtgagatgctgctgctgctgcattgcAAAG CAGGCTGATGACGAGGACAAGATTGATTTTGGAGGTGGCAACGTTCATGTTGTTACAAGCAAAGAGGATTGGGACCAAAAAATTGCAGAGGCCAACAAGGATGGGAAAATT GTGGTTGCAAACTTCAGTGCTTCCTGGTGCGGCCCATGCCGTGTCATTTCACCTGTTTATGCTGAAATGTCACAGACATACCCTCAGCTCATGTTCTTGACGATTGATGTTGATGAGTTAGTG GAGTTCAGCTCGTCGTGGGACATCCGTGCGACCCCGACGTTCTTCTTCCTCAAGAACGGGCAGCAGGTGGACAAGCTGGTCGGCGCCAACAAGCCTGAGCTGGAGAAGAAGGTCGGCGCCGTCGCCGGTGCATCGTCACAGGCTGACGCGGCCGGCAGCAAGACAGTGTAG
- the LOC136451548 gene encoding thioredoxin H4-1-like isoform X3 gives MGLKRLMRCCCCCIAKADDEDKIDFGGGNVHVVTSKEDWDQKIAEANKDGKIVVANFSASWCGPCRVISPVYAEMSQTYPQLMFLTIDVDELVEFSSSWDIRATPTFFFLKNGQQVDKLVGANKPELEKKVGAVAGASSQADAAGSKTV, from the exons ATGGGACTGAAGCGCCTGAtgagatgctgctgctgctgcattgcAAAG GCTGATGACGAGGACAAGATTGATTTTGGAGGTGGCAACGTTCATGTTGTTACAAGCAAAGAGGATTGGGACCAAAAAATTGCAGAGGCCAACAAGGATGGGAAAATT GTGGTTGCAAACTTCAGTGCTTCCTGGTGCGGCCCATGCCGTGTCATTTCACCTGTTTATGCTGAAATGTCACAGACATACCCTCAGCTCATGTTCTTGACGATTGATGTTGATGAGTTAGTG GAGTTCAGCTCGTCGTGGGACATCCGTGCGACCCCGACGTTCTTCTTCCTCAAGAACGGGCAGCAGGTGGACAAGCTGGTCGGCGCCAACAAGCCTGAGCTGGAGAAGAAGGTCGGCGCCGTCGCCGGTGCATCGTCACAGGCTGACGCGGCCGGCAGCAAGACAGTGTAG
- the LOC136451548 gene encoding thioredoxin H4-1-like isoform X1 produces the protein MGLKRLMRCCCCCIAKQQADDEDKIDFGGGNVHVVTSKEDWDQKIAEANKDGKIVVANFSASWCGPCRVISPVYAEMSQTYPQLMFLTIDVDELVEFSSSWDIRATPTFFFLKNGQQVDKLVGANKPELEKKVGAVAGASSQADAAGSKTV, from the exons ATGGGACTGAAGCGCCTGAtgagatgctgctgctgctgcattgcAAAG CAGCAGGCTGATGACGAGGACAAGATTGATTTTGGAGGTGGCAACGTTCATGTTGTTACAAGCAAAGAGGATTGGGACCAAAAAATTGCAGAGGCCAACAAGGATGGGAAAATT GTGGTTGCAAACTTCAGTGCTTCCTGGTGCGGCCCATGCCGTGTCATTTCACCTGTTTATGCTGAAATGTCACAGACATACCCTCAGCTCATGTTCTTGACGATTGATGTTGATGAGTTAGTG GAGTTCAGCTCGTCGTGGGACATCCGTGCGACCCCGACGTTCTTCTTCCTCAAGAACGGGCAGCAGGTGGACAAGCTGGTCGGCGCCAACAAGCCTGAGCTGGAGAAGAAGGTCGGCGCCGTCGCCGGTGCATCGTCACAGGCTGACGCGGCCGGCAGCAAGACAGTGTAG
- the LOC136449527 gene encoding protein NETWORKED 4B-like, which translates to MKRMHRMQTRKSHSWWWDSHISPKNSKWLAENLEEMDKQVKEMLKLIEDEGDSFAKKAEMYFQRRPLLVNHVENFYRMYRALAERYDNVTGELRKGLALQSQGSGISETDSETQSISPSPEPNTPSPEPNMEQNTAKPNRKTRAVGFDVFLGSGGTSDISKKGSDGSSSSSSDSDSEVDEASEENGNGISYIMDGRITELEDEIQEARQQIEALEVKNMHCQCEKLEGSLKQVSNEKEDLLAAILASKNDIEDLKRDMASTTKHFEAQLVHRDHEIEKCKQEVEQVSEKYFHEKSALESEIERLQEVVKNFERNLTEVTGEKLQLEAQVKELEQVSNNLDDSSAEIIKLQEIIKDLQARLENDSNEKGVLEERAMELEQVRRQLEDSRAVARELQATIKDLKEDLEKALQEKAELQNRMKDVEQATSDLNSLVASLEGKLTATEAQLEQLHVEKAEASLESEKHLSQLIQAVAHLKTEIELLSSEKAAVENKVSVLLIDVTTRDEKLKEMDNHLHQLHLEHVKLIEEADIARKDVSGLRSRVCELEEEVEKQKLIISDSAEGKREAIRQLCFSLDHYRHGYQQLRQLLQDHKRPVVMAT; encoded by the exons ATGAAGCGCATGCATAGAATGCAAACGAGAAAGTCCCATTCATGGTGGTGGGACAGCCATATTAGCCCAAAGAACTCCAAATGGCTAGCTGAGAATTTGGAAG AGATGGATAAACAAGTTAAAGAGATGCTGAAGCTCATAGAGGATGAAGGTGATTCTTTTGCAAAGAAGGCTGAGATGTATTTCCAAAGAAGGCCTCTGCTTGTAAATCATGTTGAGAACTTCTATCGTATGTACCGTGCTCTTGCTGAGCGTTATGACAACGTGACTGGGGAATTGCGCAAGGGTCTTGCACTGCAGTCTCAAGGCTCTGGTATATCCGAAACTGATTCCGAGACACAATCAATTTCACCATCTCCAGAGCCTAACACACCATCTCCAGAGCCTAACATGGAACAGAACACAGCAAAACCGAATCGCAAAACAAGAGCAGTTGGCTTTGATGTGTTCCTTGGTTCTGGTGGAACCTCAGACATTTCCAAGAAGGGGAGTGAtggatcatcatcatcttcttcagatTCTGATTCAGAGGTTGATGAGGCAAGTGAAGAAAATGGCAATGGGATTTCTTATATAATGGATGGACGGATTACTGAGCTAGAAGATGAGATTCAGGAAGCAAGGCAACAAATTGAGGCACTTGAGGTAAAGAACATGCACTGCCAATGTGAAAAACTTGAAGGGAGTCTCAAACAAGTTAGCAATGAAAAGGAAGACTTGTTAGCTGCAATTCTGGCAAGCAAGAATGATATCGAGGATCTAAAACGAGACATGGCCTCGACTACAAAACATTTTGAAGCCCAATTAGTGCACCGTGACCATGAGATTGAGAAGTGCAAGCAGGAGGTTGAGCAAGTTTCTGAAAAGTATTTCCATGAGAAATCCGCTCTTGAATCTGAAATTGAAAGGCTCCAGGAAGTTGTTAAGAATTTTGAACGGAACCTAACAGAAGTTACAGGAGAGAAATTGCAGCTTGAGGCCCAGGTAAAGGAGCTTGAACAAGTTTCTAATAACTTAGACGATTCTTCTGCAGAGATTATAAAGCTACAAGAAATAATCAAGGATCTGCAAGCAAGATTGGAAAATGATTCAAATGAGAAGGGTGTACTTGAGGAACGTGCTATGGAGTTGGAGCAAGTTCGTAGGCAGTTGGAGGATTCAAGGGCTGTGGCTAGGGAGCTACAAGCTACAATTAAGGACCTGAAAGAGGACCTAGAAAAAGCTCTTCAAGAGAAAGCAGAACTTCAGAATCGTATGAAGGATGTGGAACAGGCAACCAGTGACCTAAATTCCTTGGTTGCTTCCCTTGAGGGCAAGTTGACAGCCACAGAGGCACAGCTTGAACAACTTCACGTGGAGAAAGCAGAAGCATCCCTTGAGAGTGAGAAACATTTGTCTCAACTGATTCAAGCCGTCGCCCATCTTAAGACGGAGATCGAGCTGCTGTCTTCAGAGAAGGCTGCAGTTGAAAACAAGGTATCCGTTCTGCTGATTGATGTCACTACTCGTGATGAAAAGCTGAAGGAGATGGACAACCACTTGCAtcagctgcacctggagcatgtCAAGCTGATCGAAGAGGCAGATATTGCACGGAAAGACGTGTCAGGCCTGCGCTCACGCGTGTGTGAGCTCGAGGAAGaggttgagaagcagaagcttaTTATATCTGACAGCGCAGAGGGGAAGCGTGAGGCGATCAGGCAGCTGTGCTTCTCGCTTGATCACTACCGCCATGGGTACCAGCAGCTTCGGCAGCTCCTGCAGGACCACAAGAGGCCCGTGGTGATGGCAACATGA